From Daucus carota subsp. sativus chromosome 6, DH1 v3.0, whole genome shotgun sequence, the proteins below share one genomic window:
- the LOC135147208 gene encoding G-type lectin S-receptor-like serine/threonine-protein kinase At4g27290 → MSTREVDIAWEHCTHEGEGNKKRAKCNYCSKLVLGINRFKQHLARVGTDVTGCPNVPAQVSHETLQRLVQKFEQKAGQVSFGRAQSRDHQPNASGIPVSTFPHLKVAYKGIIGACSEEAVLAVYPGCQLDPCETSENAVQVTNLTDKERSRSLDWPKRYNIIYGIAKGLLYLHQDSRIRIIHRDLKAGNILLDHEMNPKISDFGTAKSFWGSESEANTTRVVGTFGYMSPEYALDGIFSFKSDVYSFGVLVLQIIIGKRMKGLETLQKEEKFLDIIDDVILAWCNHFDVYHTIQIALLCVQPFPEDRPSMAVVSLMLSSKCEVPEPNQPGFSTERKLLDSDSSSSLISEHFCSEFSI, encoded by the exons ATGTCAACTAGGGAAGTGGACATTGCATGGGAACATTGCACCCATGAGGGTGAAGGAAATAAGAAAAGGGCAAAGTGTAACTATTGCTCAAAGTTGGTATTGGGCATCAACAGGTTTAAACAACACCTTGCTAGAGTAGGGACAGATGTTACAGGTTGCCCTAATGTACCTGCACAAGTGTCCCATGAAACACTACAGAGGCTTGTCCAAAAGTTTGAGCAAAAGGCTGGCCAGGTTTCATTTGGAAGGGCACAATCAAGAGACCACCAACCAAATGCTAGTGGTATCCCAGTTTCCACCTTTCCCCACCTTAAAGTAGCTTATAAG GGAATAATAGGAGCATGCAGTGAGGAAGCTGTACTTGCAGTTTATCCTGGCTGTCAGTTAGATCCTTGCGAGACATCTGAGAATGCAGTGCAG GTTACTAATTTGACAGACAAGGAACGAAGCAGATCTCTGGATTGGCCAAAGCGCTACAACATTATATATGGGATAGCTAAGGGCCTTCTCTATCTTCACCAAGACTCTAGGATACGGATCATCCATAGAGATCTCAAAGCTGGGAATATACTACTCGACCATGAGATGAATCCAAAAATCTCAGACTTTGGCACGGCTAAGAGTTTCTGGGGAAGTGAAAGTGAAGCAAATACAACAAGAGTTGTCGGAACATT TGGCTACATGTCTCCAGAGTATGCACTAGATGGAATTTTCTCTTTTAAGTCTGATGTTTATAGCTTTGGGGTATTAGTGCTACAAATTATAATTGGAAAGAGAATGAAAG GCTTGGAGACTCTACAAAAAGAGGAAAAGTTTCTGGACATAATTGATGATGTGATCCTAGCTTGGTGCAATCACTTCGACGTGTATCACACTATTCAAATTGCACTATTGTGTGTACAACCGTTCCCAGAAGACAGACCAAGCATGGCTGTGGTGTCTCTCATGTTAAGTAGTAAATGTGAGGTACCTGAGCCTAACCAGCCTGGTTTTTCCACAGAGAGGAAACTTCTTGATTCAGATTCTTCATCCTCTTTGATATCTGAACATTTTTGTTCAGAATTTAGTATCTGA
- the LOC135147209 gene encoding G-type lectin S-receptor-like serine/threonine-protein kinase At4g27290, translating to MANAIDTITVNQTIRDDDNSTIMSAKETFQMGFFTPGNLKSRFLGIWYKNIANLTVVWVANRDTPLADTSGVLMFDANGNLVLTNGDNKIIWSSNSSNTVMSPVAQLLDTGNLVIRYANDSYPEDFLWQSFDHLGDTILPGMKFGWDLVKHLERYLISWKSPDDPSPGNYTYGVYLKGYPQRVVWKGSAMRFRFGPWNGVQFGGKSNLMQNMVFTYDVVSDEKDLYYMFKLLNSSAAMRMILNSDGDLKILTWTNNMQGWDNTVTLPTDKCDDFALCGAYGICNITEKTYGRDICGCLDGFEPKFSEKWRLADHSDGCVRKSKLLCGNEDSFQSYSNLKFPDTQNSWFDRSLTLEECAAKCLKNCSCTAYGNIDVKEGGSGCLLWFGDLLDIREYLGNVQDLYVRRAAGELGKRRFKVQGESTHNSEKKGLELPLFYLVTIAEATNNFSENNKLGEGGFGPVYMAWRLYKEEKFLDIIDDVILAWCNHFDVYRTIQIALLCVQPFPEDRPSMAVVSLMLSSKCEVPEPIQPGFSTESKLLDSDSSSSLHYTIYGLRQHPKKVLKMLKNVVIRFKATFLSK from the exons ATGGCAAATGCAATTGATACTATAACTGTTAATCAAACCATTAGAGACGATGATAACAGCACCATCATGTCGGCTAAAGAAACTTTTCAAATGGGATTCTTTACCCCTGGTAATTTAAAGAGTCGGTTCTTGGGCATATGGTAcaaaaatatagccaatctgACTGTTGTCTGGGTTGCTAATAGAGACACGCCACTTGCTGATACATCAGGCGTGCTCATGTTTGACGCTAATGGAAATTTGGTACTCACTAATGGtgacaataaaataatttggtCATCCAACTCATCAAATACTGTGATGAGTCCTGTGGCGCAACTGTTAGATACAGGAAATCTTGTGATCAGGTATGCAAATGACAGTTATCCTGAAGATTTCCTCTGGCAGAGTTTTGATCACCTTGGTGATACTATTCTACCAGGCATGAAGTTTGGCTGGGACTTGGTGAAACACTTAGAAAGGTATCTCATATCCTGGAAAAGCCCGGATGATCCATCTCCAGGCAATTACACATATGGAGTCTATCTAAAAGGATATCCACAGCGAGTTGTATGGAAAGGTTCAGCTATGAGATTCAGGTTTGGACCATGGAATGGTGTTCAGTTTGGTGGCAAGTCTAATTTGATGCAGAATATGGTTTTCACATATGATGTTGTGTCTGACGAAAAGGATTTGTATTACATGTTTAAACTTCTCAATAGTTCTGCTGCGATGAGAATGATCTTAAATTCAGACGGAGATCTAAAAATTCTTACCTGGACTAACAATATGCAAGGTTGGGATAACACTGTGACTCTACCAACAGATAAATGCGACGACTTTGCTTTATGTGGGGCATATGGTATTTGTAACATTACTGAGAAAACTTATGGACGTGACATCTGTGGGTGTTTGGATGGGTTTGAgccaaaattttcagaaaaatggaGGTTAGCAGATCATTCTGATGGTTGTGTTCGCAAATCTAAGTTGTTGTGTGGGAATGAAGATAGTTTTCAGAGTTACTCCAATCTCAAATTTCCAGACACTCAAAATTCATGGTTTGATCGAAGTCTGACCCTAGAGGAATGTGCAGCTAAGTGCTTGAAGAACTGTTCATGCACAGCATATGGAAATATCGATGTAAAAGAAGGTGGAAGTGGATGCTTATTGTGGTTCGGTGACCTGCTTGATATCAGAGAATATCTGGGAAATGTTCAAGATCTTTATGTAAGAAGGGCTGCTGGAGAATTAG GAAAACGTAGATTTAAGGTACAAGGTGAATCAACACATAATAGTGAGAAGAAAGGTCTGGAACTACCATTGTTTTACTTGGTAACAATTGCTGAAGCAACCAACAATTTCTCGGAAAACAATAAGCTTGGAGAGGGCGGCTTTGGACCTGTTTACATG GCTTGGAGACTCTACAAAGAGGAAAAGTTTCTGGacataattgatgatgtcatccTAGCGTGGTGCAATCACTTCGACGTGTATCGCACTATTCAAATTGCACTATTGTGTGTACAACCGTTCCCAGAAGACAGACCAAGCATGGCCGTGGTGTCTCTCATGTTAAGTAGTAAATGTGAGGTACCTGAGCCTATCCAGCCTGGTTTTTCCACAGAGAGTAAACTTCTTGATTCAGATTCTTCATCCTCTTTgcactacaccatatatggcCTACGGCAACACCCAAAAAAAGTGTTAAAAATGCTGAAAAATGTTGTCATAAGGTTTAAGGCAACATTTTTGTCAAAATAG